One genomic window of Xanthobacter dioxanivorans includes the following:
- a CDS encoding tellurite resistance TerB C-terminal domain-containing protein, translating into MAGAAQARSGGSDDPQAAARHRQDAVEVSQLLAGLFAAEAVPAGASCASDPGGDGAPPYAGLDRRHGQFLAALLAEGSMPREDVEALARSLRLLPDGACEIINAWGLAALGEAVIDGEDPIRVLDPARMQLDIPEHAA; encoded by the coding sequence ATGGCCGGCGCCGCCCAGGCGCGCTCCGGCGGGAGCGACGATCCGCAGGCCGCCGCGCGCCACCGCCAGGATGCCGTGGAGGTGTCGCAGCTGCTCGCCGGGCTGTTCGCTGCGGAGGCGGTCCCGGCCGGGGCATCCTGTGCATCCGATCCCGGCGGCGACGGCGCGCCGCCGTATGCCGGGCTCGACCGTCGGCACGGCCAGTTCCTAGCGGCGCTGCTGGCCGAAGGCAGCATGCCCCGCGAGGACGTGGAGGCGCTCGCCCGCAGCCTCCGGCTGCTGCCCGACGGAGCTTGCGAGATCATCAACGCGTGGGGGCTCGCGGCGTTGGGCGAAGCCGTCATCGACGGCGAGGACCCGATCCGCGTGCTCGATCCGGCACGCATGCAGCTGGACATTCCGGAGCATGCGGCATGA